The following are encoded in a window of Falco peregrinus isolate bFalPer1 unplaced genomic scaffold, bFalPer1.pri scaffold_51, whole genome shotgun sequence genomic DNA:
- the LOC129783526 gene encoding urocortin-3-like — MAHTRLLLLLALLCAAETGQALHLYSAASIFSCLNAALAEAQKSRPEENTILDKRSFDLPSPEEVSDEEVGEDAVDEEMGKRTFPGEGHYKYVSQAQVKGKTYQNRAKSDRRTKVTLSLDVPTNIMNVLFNIAKAKNLRAKAAANAHLMAQIGWRK, encoded by the coding sequence ATGGCCcacaccaggctgctgctcctccttgccCTCCTCTGTGCTGCCGAGACTGGCCAAGCTCTCCACCTCTACAGCGCCGCCTCTATCTTCAGCTGCCTTAATGCGGCCCTTGCTGAAGCCCAGAAGAGCCGcccagaagaaaacaccatCTTGGACAAGCGCAGTTTCGACTTGCCATCGCCAGAGGAGGTGTCAGAtgaggaggtgggggaggaTGCGGTGGAtgaagagatggggaaaaggacGTTCCCAGGTGAAGGCCATTACAAATATGTCTCCCAGGCACAGGTAAAGGGGAAGACGTACCAAAACCGGGCCAAGAGCGACCGCCGCACCAAGGTCACCCTCTCCCTCGACGTCCCCACCAACATCATGAACGTTCTCTTCAACATCGCCAAAGCCAAGAACCTGCGGGCAAAGGCCGCCGCCAATGCTCACCTCATGGCCCAAATCGGGTGGCGGAAGTGA
- the LOC106112377 gene encoding tubulin alpha-3 chain: MGECISIHIGQAGVQMGNSCWELYCLEHGIEPDGFFPSEFPGQADSSFGTFFSETGSGKYVPRAIFVDLESTVIDEIRTGIYRTLFHPEQLISGKEDAANNYARGRYTVGKEIIDSVVDRARKMTEQCSGLQGFLVSHSFGGGTGSGFTSLLMERLSVEYSKKSKLEFSVYPAPQVSTAVVEPYNSILTTHTTLEHSDCSFMVDNEAIYDICNRNLDIERPTYTNLNRLIGQIVSSVTASLRFNGALNVDLTEFQTNLVPYPRIHFPLTTYAPIISAEKAYHEQLSVPEITNACFEFSNQMVKCDPRRGKYMACCLLYRGDVVPKDVNAAIAAIKTRRSIQFVDWCPTGFKVGINYQPPTVVPGGDLAKVQRAVCMLSNTTAIAEAWARLDHKFDLMYAKRAFVHWYVGEGMEEGEFSEAREDLAALEKDYEEVGRDSADGEDEADEDEY, from the exons GGAGTGTATTTCTATCCATATTGGCCAGGCTGGTGTCCAGATGGGCAATTCCTGTTGGGAATTATATTGCCTGGAGCACGGGATTGAGCCAGATGGATTCTTCCCCAGTGAATTCCCAGGGCAAGCAGACTCTTCCTTTGGGACCTTCTTCAGTGAGACAGGATCAGGGAAGTATGTACCCAGGGCAATATTTGTTGACCTAGAGTCTACTGTCATTG ATGAGATCAGGACTGGGATCTACCGCACGCTCTTCCACCCAGAGCAGCTCATCAGTGGCAAAGAAGATGCTGCCAACAACTATGCTCGGGGCCGCTACACCGTTGGGAAGGAGATCATTGACTCTGTTGTTGACAGAGCTCGTAAAATG ACTGAGCAGTGCAGTGGCCTCCAAGGATTCCTGGTCTCCCATAGCTTTGGGGGAGGCACAGGCTCTGGGTTCACCTCCCTTCTCATGGAACGGCTCTCTGTGGAGTACAGCAAGAAGTCCAAGCTGGAGTTCTCTGTGTACCCAGCCCCACAGGTCTCCACAGCAGTGGTGGAGCCCTACAACTCTATCCTCACCACCCACACTACCCTGGAGCACTCGGACTGCTCCTTCATGGTGGACAACGAAGCCATCTATGACATCTGCAACCGCAACCTGGACATTGAGCGTCCCACCTACACCAACCTCAACAGGCTGATTGGGCAGATAGTCTCGTCAGTCACTGCCTCCTTGAGATTCAATGGTGCTCTGAATGTTGACCTGACTGAGTTTCAGACCAACCTGGTGCCCTACCCACGGATACACTTCCCGCTCACAACCTATGCACCCATCATCTCTGCGGAGAAAGCCTACCATGAGCAGCTGTCTGTGCCGGAGATCACCAATGCTTGCTTTGAGTTCTCCAACCAGATGGTGAAGTGTGACCCACGCCGTGGCAAGTACATGGCATGCTGCCTGCTGTACCGAGGTGACGTGGTGCCCAAGGATGTGAATGCAGCCATTGCAGCCATTAAAACACGCCGGTCGATCCAGTTTGTGGACTGGTGCCCCACAGGCTTCAAGGTGGGTATCAACTACCAGCCTCCCACGGTGGTGCCTGGGGGAGACCTGGCCAAGGTGCAGCGGGCTGTGTGCATGCTGAGCAACACCACGGCCATTGCGGAGGCATGGGCCCGTCTGGACCACAAGTTTGACCTGATGTATGCCAAGCGAGCCTTTGTGCACTGGTATGTGGGGGAGGGCATGGAGGAGGGGGAGTTTTCAGAGGCCAGAGAGGACCTGGCTGCCCTGGAGAAGGATTATGAGGAGGTTGGCAGGGACTCTGCAGATGGAGAAGATGAGGCTGATGAGGATGAGTATTAA